The Thermobispora bispora DSM 43833 genome window below encodes:
- a CDS encoding beta-class carbonic anhydrase, which produces MSVTDELLANAERYAAAFDKGDLPLPPAKGVAVVACMDARLNPYGILGLAEGDAHVIRNAGGVVTADVRRSLAISQRLLGTREIILIHHTDCGMVTFTDDDFKRRIQDEVGIKPDWAAETFTDLDEDVIQSINRIKADPFIPHKDAIRGFVYDVATGKLREVKA; this is translated from the coding sequence ATGAGCGTCACCGACGAGCTCCTCGCCAACGCGGAACGGTACGCGGCCGCCTTCGACAAGGGCGACCTGCCGCTGCCCCCGGCCAAGGGCGTGGCCGTGGTGGCCTGCATGGACGCCCGGCTCAACCCGTACGGGATCCTCGGCCTGGCCGAAGGCGACGCCCACGTCATCCGCAACGCGGGCGGGGTGGTCACCGCGGACGTGCGGCGGAGCCTCGCGATCAGCCAGCGGCTGCTCGGCACGCGCGAGATCATCCTGATCCACCACACCGACTGCGGCATGGTGACGTTCACCGACGACGACTTCAAGCGCCGGATCCAGGACGAGGTGGGGATCAAGCCGGACTGGGCCGCCGAGACCTTCACCGACCTCGACGAGGACGTGATCCAGTCGATCAACCGGATCAAGGCGGACCCGTTCATCCCGCACAAGGACGCGATCCGCGGCTTCGTGTACGACGTCGCCACCGGGAAGCTGCGCGAGGTCAAGGCCTGA
- a CDS encoding VOC family protein gives MAGIARIEAMVLDCPDPKALAGFYSALLGWEVTHESDDWVTISDGGLILGFQRVADYRPPAWPDPERPQQCHLDLAVDDLDQAEAEAVALGAVKHEHQPGKGYRVFLDPAGHPFCLCT, from the coding sequence ATGGCGGGAATCGCCCGGATAGAGGCGATGGTGCTCGACTGCCCGGACCCTAAGGCGCTGGCGGGCTTCTACTCAGCGCTGCTCGGGTGGGAGGTCACCCATGAGAGCGACGACTGGGTGACGATCTCGGACGGTGGCCTCATCCTCGGCTTCCAGCGCGTCGCGGACTACCGGCCCCCGGCCTGGCCGGACCCGGAGCGCCCGCAGCAGTGCCACCTCGACCTGGCCGTCGACGACCTCGACCAGGCCGAGGCCGAGGCCGTGGCGCTGGGCGCGGTCAAGCACGAGCACCAGCCGGGGAAGGGCTACCGGGTCTTCCTCGACCCGGCCGGCCACCCGTTCTGCCTCTGCACCTGA
- a CDS encoding beta-class carbonic anhydrase produces MNSVFADIFSANEKFNHEFNHQGLIGRARRGLAVVTCMDARIDPLEALGLRIGDAVILRNPGARVTDDVLRALILAVYVLGVERILVMPHTDCKMTKMTDAELHDLIATRYGVDTRDVAFGTIPDQMATLQADLTRIRTSRHLPGRLAVCGALYDVGTGRLAPIEA; encoded by the coding sequence GTGAACAGCGTATTCGCCGACATTTTCTCCGCCAACGAAAAATTTAATCACGAATTCAACCATCAAGGATTGATCGGCCGCGCTCGCCGCGGGCTCGCCGTGGTGACCTGCATGGACGCCCGGATCGATCCGCTGGAGGCGCTCGGGTTGCGCATCGGTGACGCCGTCATCCTCCGCAACCCGGGCGCCCGGGTCACCGACGACGTGCTGCGAGCGCTGATCCTCGCCGTGTACGTGCTCGGCGTCGAGCGGATCCTCGTGATGCCGCACACCGACTGCAAGATGACCAAGATGACCGACGCCGAGCTCCACGACCTCATCGCCACCCGGTACGGCGTGGACACCCGGGACGTCGCCTTCGGCACCATCCCCGATCAGATGGCGACCCTTCAGGCGGATCTGACCAGGATCAGGACCAGCCGGCACCTGCCCGGCCGGCTCGCGGTGTGCGGCGCGCTGTACGACGTCGGCACGGGCAGGCTCGCGCCGATCGAGGCTTGA
- a CDS encoding thioredoxin family protein: MAVNSFMVPLGTQAPDFDLPSIDGGRVKRSDFAGRPLLVIFLSNHCPYVRRIEEGIGRFAADYRDRIAIVGIMSNDVVNYPDDDVAHLREQAKRAGFGFPYLVDETQEVARAYRAACTPDFFLFDADHRLVYRGQFDDARPGNDVPVTGASLRAAADAVLEGRTLPESEQRPSLGCGIKWKPGNEPS; encoded by the coding sequence ATGGCCGTCAACTCTTTCATGGTCCCGCTCGGCACCCAGGCGCCGGATTTCGACCTGCCGTCCATCGACGGCGGCCGGGTCAAGCGCTCCGATTTCGCGGGACGGCCGCTTCTGGTGATCTTCTTGTCCAACCACTGCCCGTACGTCCGCCGGATCGAGGAGGGCATCGGCCGGTTCGCCGCCGACTACCGGGACCGGATCGCCATCGTCGGGATCATGAGCAACGACGTCGTCAACTACCCCGACGACGACGTTGCCCACCTGCGGGAGCAGGCCAAGCGCGCCGGCTTCGGCTTCCCGTACCTGGTGGACGAGACCCAGGAGGTGGCGCGGGCCTACCGCGCGGCCTGCACGCCCGACTTCTTCCTCTTCGACGCCGACCACAGGCTCGTCTACCGGGGGCAGTTCGACGACGCGCGCCCGGGCAACGACGTCCCGGTCACCGGCGCGTCGCTGCGGGCCGCGGCCGACGCCGTGCTCGAGGGGCGCACCCTCCCCGAATCCGAGCAGCGGCCGAGCCTCGGCTGCGGCATCAAGTGGAAGCCGGGAAACGAGCCGTCCTGA
- a CDS encoding SPFH domain-containing protein, translating to MHFRLRGPADGGFLSSRGAGILAVLAALVVGVPTVFGVISGFERTSGGEVAVVRNGGPFDDNKIRQIIPPGSSITWTGMWSQVHRYPAQQRFYTITSDQDAGERAGVDVVTVPSGDGVNMGIEGTVYFSLNLDPATLKAFDDKFGTRKFRSGGSAYYPWEGDEGWSAFLDQIIRPVIENNLRAQIGNFRCAELISSCSLVQNTSSGRQPSLQQFDNNANIAKIQDAVNKSLAQDLKNMLGAEFLTDIHFNLSRVTLPKVVQEAVDQAQAQFAKVSEAQAKVAQARAEAEANKARQEGYNRCPTCAEIEKLKALPQGITVYAPGNAGGIALPTR from the coding sequence ATGCACTTTCGTCTGCGCGGCCCCGCCGACGGTGGATTCCTCTCATCCCGCGGCGCCGGAATCCTGGCCGTGCTCGCCGCCCTCGTCGTCGGCGTGCCGACGGTGTTCGGCGTGATCAGCGGGTTCGAGCGCACCAGCGGCGGTGAGGTCGCGGTCGTGCGTAACGGCGGGCCGTTCGACGACAACAAGATCCGCCAGATCATCCCGCCCGGCTCCAGCATCACCTGGACCGGCATGTGGTCGCAGGTCCACCGCTACCCGGCCCAGCAGCGCTTCTACACGATCACCTCGGACCAGGACGCCGGCGAGCGCGCCGGGGTGGACGTCGTCACCGTGCCGAGCGGTGACGGCGTGAACATGGGGATCGAGGGCACGGTCTACTTCTCCCTCAACCTCGACCCGGCGACCCTCAAGGCGTTCGACGACAAGTTCGGCACCCGGAAGTTCCGGAGCGGCGGCTCGGCCTACTACCCGTGGGAGGGCGACGAGGGGTGGTCCGCCTTCCTCGACCAGATCATCCGGCCGGTGATCGAGAACAACCTGCGCGCGCAGATCGGCAACTTCCGCTGCGCCGAGCTCATCTCGTCGTGCTCGCTGGTGCAGAACACCTCCTCCGGCCGGCAGCCCTCGCTCCAGCAGTTCGACAACAACGCGAACATCGCCAAGATCCAGGACGCGGTGAACAAGAGCCTCGCGCAGGATCTCAAGAACATGCTCGGGGCCGAGTTCCTCACCGACATCCACTTCAACCTCTCCCGGGTCACCCTGCCCAAGGTGGTCCAGGAGGCCGTGGACCAGGCGCAGGCCCAGTTCGCGAAGGTGAGCGAGGCGCAGGCGAAGGTCGCGCAGGCGCGCGCCGAGGCCGAGGCGAACAAGGCCCGGCAGGAGGGCTACAACCGGTGCCCGACCTGTGCTGAGATCGAGAAGCTGAAGGCCCTTCCGCAGGGCATCACCGTGTACGCGCCGGGCAACGCCGGGGGGATCGCGCTGCCCACCCGCTGA